In Sphingobacterium sp. PCS056, the following proteins share a genomic window:
- a CDS encoding RNA polymerase sigma-70 factor has protein sequence METNIFIINKENFEQIYLQYWEGMFAFCLKNIQDEEVAKEIVQEVFKSLWERRDSLRLKEVERYLIRAVKLKTFEYIRNKVTRQQHLENFTNNKQNYYVEYPLIAEELSQKISKLVNELPTQCKKVFQMSRDQGLTNKEIATKLYISERAVEYHISKALKTLKMELTDYIN, from the coding sequence TTGGAAACAAATATTTTTATCATAAATAAAGAAAACTTTGAGCAAATATACCTGCAGTACTGGGAGGGTATGTTTGCTTTTTGTTTGAAAAACATTCAAGATGAAGAAGTCGCAAAAGAAATTGTGCAGGAAGTATTTAAGTCTTTATGGGAACGTCGCGATAGCCTTAGACTGAAAGAAGTAGAGCGTTACTTGATACGCGCCGTAAAACTAAAAACATTTGAATACATTCGTAACAAAGTTACTCGTCAGCAACATTTAGAAAATTTCACTAATAATAAACAAAACTATTATGTGGAATATCCATTGATTGCCGAGGAACTGTCACAAAAAATATCAAAATTGGTCAATGAACTGCCTACTCAATGCAAAAAGGTTTTTCAGATGAGCAGAGATCAAGGCCTTACGAATAAAGAAATTGCCACGAAACTGTATATTTCAGAAAGAGCTGTAGAATATCATATTTCCAAGGCTTTAAAAACGTTAAAAATGGAATTAACGGATTATATTAATTAA
- the trpC gene encoding indole-3-glycerol phosphate synthase TrpC has protein sequence MTILDKIVERKRIEVAESKSKVSIEELSQYPLFDRTCYSLKESVLDPQRTGIISEYKRASPSKGIINDTNSVAEVVQGYQEAGASAISVLTDADFFQGSLDDLKVAREVLTIPLLRKEFIIDKYQITEAKAYGADIILLIAACLKVEEIQELSSYAKSLGLNVLLEVHNEQELKDNLFDTIDAIGVNNRNLKDFSVSLTHSYDLVNKIPDHYIKVSESGISDPSTIRELKNIGYQSFLIGENFMKSTDPGKALAKFVEEILK, from the coding sequence ATGACAATTTTAGATAAAATAGTTGAAAGAAAGAGAATTGAAGTCGCTGAATCAAAATCCAAGGTATCAATTGAAGAATTAAGTCAATATCCACTCTTTGATAGAACTTGCTATTCACTAAAAGAATCTGTTCTTGATCCACAGCGTACTGGTATTATTTCAGAATATAAAAGAGCGTCTCCTTCCAAAGGCATAATTAATGACACCAACAGTGTTGCAGAGGTCGTCCAAGGGTATCAAGAAGCTGGAGCCTCAGCTATTTCTGTGCTTACAGATGCCGATTTTTTTCAAGGAAGTTTAGACGATTTAAAAGTAGCCAGAGAAGTATTGACCATTCCATTACTGCGTAAAGAATTTATTATTGATAAATATCAAATTACCGAAGCCAAAGCTTATGGGGCTGATATTATATTATTAATAGCCGCATGTTTGAAAGTAGAAGAGATACAAGAACTATCAAGCTATGCAAAATCTTTAGGTCTAAATGTACTTTTAGAAGTTCATAACGAACAAGAATTAAAAGACAATTTATTTGATACAATTGATGCCATAGGTGTTAACAACCGAAATCTAAAAGATTTTTCAGTATCACTTACACATTCTTACGATTTAGTCAACAAAATTCCTGATCATTATATAAAAGTATCTGAAAGCGGGATCTCAGATCCGAGCACAATTCGTGAATTAAAAAATATTGGTTATCAGTCTTTTCTTATTGGTGAAAACTTTATGAAAAGTACCGATCCGGGCAAGGCATTAGCTAAATTTGTAGAAGAAATATTAAAATAA
- a CDS encoding anthranilate synthase component II, which yields MSNHKILVIDNYDSFTYNLVHLLQECDQEYTVWRNDKFKLEDVAAFDKILLSPGPGIPEEAGLLLDVIRAYADTKSILGICLGQQAIAEVFGGKLYNMPRPLHGVATDLIITDPAESLFENYSNHSKIARYHSWAVEASSLPASLKITATDEDGVIMALSHTTLDVKGLQFHPESVLTENGKQLIENWLKK from the coding sequence ATGAGCAATCATAAAATATTAGTAATCGATAATTACGATTCTTTCACGTACAATTTGGTACACCTATTACAAGAGTGCGATCAAGAGTATACCGTATGGAGAAATGATAAATTCAAATTAGAAGATGTAGCTGCTTTCGATAAAATTTTATTATCTCCAGGTCCCGGTATTCCTGAAGAAGCGGGCTTATTATTAGATGTCATTCGCGCATATGCTGATACCAAGAGTATTTTGGGTATTTGTTTGGGACAACAAGCAATTGCAGAGGTTTTTGGAGGCAAATTGTATAACATGCCTCGACCACTTCACGGTGTTGCGACAGATTTAATTATCACCGATCCCGCTGAATCATTATTTGAAAATTATAGCAATCACAGCAAAATTGCCAGGTATCACTCTTGGGCAGTCGAAGCTTCCTCCTTACCCGCATCTTTAAAAATAACAGCAACTGATGAAGATGGTGTTATTATGGCACTATCTCACACAACGCTGGACGTAAAGGGGTTACAATTTCATCCCGAATCTGTCTTAACAGAAAATGGGAAACAATTAATTGAAAACTGGTTAAAAAAATAG